The Hemicordylus capensis ecotype Gifberg chromosome 6, rHemCap1.1.pri, whole genome shotgun sequence genome window below encodes:
- the LOC128331217 gene encoding olfactory receptor 10C1-like translates to MRGNQSMVNNFLLLGFSDLPGLKGLFFSVFLIIYLLTLMGNIFIIVVTLANQALDNPMYFFLRNLSFLEICYTSVTVPKMLDTLLSDDKTISFIGCAFQMSVFLITGAAECFLLAAMAYDRYVAVCQPLHYTLIMSNRVCFGLVTASWLAGIPVQLGQTFLVFTSYFCDSREINHFFCDIPALLSLVCGDTSLNEQVARVEVALLALIPFSLILMSYICIASTILKMSSVEGRRKAFSTCSSHLMMVVVFYGSGMTVYLKPKSSHFQDTDKLLSLFYTVLPPFLNPLIYSLRNKEVRVALRKIFLLNPPSHGTTTSRK, encoded by the coding sequence ATGAGGGGAAATCAGAGCATGGTGAATAACTTCCTGCTACTGGGATTCTCTGATCTACCAGGTCTAAAGGGCTTGTTCTTCTCTGTTTTTCTAATCATCTATCTATTGACCCTGATGGGAAACATCTTCATAATTGTTGTCACACTGGCTAACCAGGCACTAGACAACCCCATGTATTTTTTCCTCAGGAACCTATCCTTCCTGGAGATCTGTTACACTTCAGTCACTGTCCCTAAGATGCTTGATACCCTCCTGTCAGATGATAAAACCATCTCATTCATTGGTTGTGCCTTTCAAATGAGTGTTTTCCTCATCACAGGAGCAGCAGAGTGCTTCCTCCTGGCTGCCATGGCATATGACCGCTATGTCGCCGTTTGCCAGCCTCTGCATTACACACTCATTATGAGCAACAGAGTGTGCTTTGGACTGGTCACAGCCTCGTGGCTGGCTGGGATTCCAGTGCAACTGGGCCAGACCTTTCTGGTGTTCACCTCCTATTTCTGTGACTCTCGTGAAATCAACCACTTCTTCTGTGACATTCCTGCTCTACTCAGTCTGGTCTGTGGAGACACCTCTCTAAATGAGCAGGTTGCTCGGGTGGAGGTTGCATTACTTGCACTGATCCCCTTTTCTTTGATCCTCATGTCATACATATGCATCGCCAGCACCATTCTGAAGATGTCCTCTGTGGAAGGAAGGCGCAAGGCCTTCTCAACATGCTCCTCACAtctcatgatggtggtggtgttcTATGGCTCTGGGATGACTGTGTATTTGAAGCCAAAATCAAGCCACTTCCAGGATACAGATAAACTCCTCTCACTTTTCTACACTGTCCTGCCACCATTTTTAAACCCACTTATTTACAGTCTGAGGAACAAAGAAGTCCGTGTTGCTCTAAGGAAAATATTTCTCCTAAATCCTCCCTCACATGGAACAACTACAtcaagaaaataa